Proteins from one Bacteroidia bacterium genomic window:
- a CDS encoding KamA family radical SAM protein has translation MESNSLSESLINETEVNKEEEPPSLVAKYHINRHKVIDSLLHTTETKTTSFFRKEYLPGVTDDEWNDWHWQIRNSFRYFSQLEKFFKIKLPETHESINKDSLPLRITPYYASLIDFSDANDPLYKSVVPSANEYKIFPGESSDPLHENNNSPVPNLVHRYPDRALFLVTGFCSTYCRYCTRSHMVAKKEKSHFSLNDFEPAFEYLENHPEVRDVLLSGGDPFTLPQDRLEYILQRLRSIQHIEIIRIGTKVPAVLPQRITQEFVDMLKKYHPLFVSIHFTHPSELTPEVEQATKLLANAGIPLGSQTVLLKDINDNVTTMKKLMHGLLKFRVRPYYLYQCDPILGSGHFRTTVKSGLEIIKGLRGFTSGYAIPTYVVDAPGGGGKIPLLPDYVTSHNKKGLKLKNYEGKTYLYPDYISE, from the coding sequence ATGGAAAGCAATTCATTAAGCGAATCACTAATAAATGAGACAGAGGTGAACAAGGAAGAAGAACCTCCGAGTCTGGTTGCAAAATACCACATTAATCGTCATAAAGTAATTGATTCTCTTTTACATACAACTGAAACTAAAACTACATCTTTTTTCAGAAAAGAGTACTTACCTGGTGTAACCGATGATGAATGGAATGACTGGCACTGGCAAATTAGAAATAGTTTCAGATATTTTAGTCAGTTAGAAAAATTCTTTAAAATAAAACTCCCCGAAACACACGAATCTATTAATAAAGATTCTCTTCCATTAAGAATAACTCCATATTACGCAAGCCTCATAGATTTTTCGGATGCAAACGATCCACTCTATAAGAGTGTAGTTCCTTCTGCAAATGAATATAAAATTTTTCCAGGCGAATCATCAGATCCGCTTCATGAAAATAACAATAGTCCCGTTCCAAATCTTGTTCATCGTTATCCCGACAGAGCACTTTTTCTCGTAACAGGCTTTTGCAGCACATATTGCAGGTATTGTACACGATCGCATATGGTTGCTAAAAAAGAAAAATCACATTTTAGTTTAAATGATTTTGAGCCAGCTTTTGAATATCTGGAAAATCATCCTGAGGTACGTGATGTTTTGCTTTCTGGTGGAGATCCCTTTACATTACCGCAGGACAGACTAGAATATATCTTACAAAGATTACGTTCAATACAGCATATTGAAATTATCCGCATCGGAACAAAAGTCCCTGCTGTGCTTCCTCAAAGAATTACTCAGGAATTTGTTGACATGCTAAAAAAATATCACCCGTTATTTGTGAGTATTCATTTTACTCATCCATCTGAATTAACTCCTGAAGTAGAGCAGGCAACAAAGCTTCTTGCTAATGCCGGAATTCCATTAGGAAGCCAGACAGTTTTACTTAAAGATATAAATGATAATGTTACAACAATGAAAAAACTAATGCACGGTTTATTAAAATTCCGTGTCAGACCTTATTATTTATATCAGTGCGATCCTATTCTTGGGTCAGGACATTTCAGAACAACAGTAAAAAGTGGTTTGGAAATAATTAAAGGATTGCGCGGATTTACCTCCGGATATGCAATTCCAACATATGTTGTAGATGCTCCGGGTGGTGGTGGAAAAATTCCTTTACTACCAGATTATGTTACTTCGCATAATAAAAAAGGTTTAAAACTTAAGAATTACGAAGGAAAAACATATCTTTATCCTGATTACATTTCAGAATAA
- a CDS encoding tetratricopeptide repeat protein, translating into MFEDNDRYFEEKNREEIVHRYEDLLRKKKPFFFDIDDFESIIDFYVEQNKFSSAFEATNIASGLFPSSPEIKLKKAQLLLDKGKPVEALSELKTALIHDPENFEIFLLLGITYLNLNNTKEAIRKFEECINIIPEDLKKDEILFSIGFHLGHTNRFALAIKYLNKSIEINADNIELLAEMAFCYDGISNYNKSIEYYLKCIDINPFLEFNWYNLGLIYIKANNIEKAVEAFDYALAIDPEYLSAYLAKANLFLSLEKYSEAVEIYKEYLNYDTDYADVYYYIGECFEKMDKLDAAIKYYDITIEKNKNHADAWLGLGVIKMYLEDYAGSLVCLNNSVLIDAENPEAQYSLAELYLKTGMYNEALPHVEIAIKVAPEEVDYILLQSELYQALGEYQKSIDVLEDGYFSIEEKAPILYRLAGLYISKDKNQKAADYLKQAIEADSALIYDFLKIFPDAKDFAGFKGLLNLPNKKLK; encoded by the coding sequence ATGTTTGAAGACAACGATCGTTATTTTGAGGAAAAAAATCGTGAGGAGATTGTTCATCGCTACGAAGATTTGTTGCGAAAGAAGAAACCTTTCTTTTTTGATATAGATGACTTTGAGTCTATTATTGATTTTTATGTTGAACAAAATAAATTTTCAAGTGCATTTGAAGCTACAAATATTGCATCTGGACTTTTTCCATCTTCTCCTGAAATAAAGCTAAAAAAAGCACAATTATTATTAGATAAAGGTAAACCGGTTGAAGCTCTTTCAGAATTAAAAACTGCGTTAATTCATGATCCTGAAAATTTTGAAATATTTTTATTGTTAGGTATTACTTATTTAAATCTTAACAATACCAAAGAAGCTATAAGGAAATTTGAAGAATGTATTAATATTATTCCTGAAGACTTAAAAAAAGATGAAATATTATTTTCAATAGGATTTCATTTAGGGCATACAAACAGATTTGCTTTAGCAATAAAATATCTGAATAAATCCATTGAAATTAATGCTGATAATATTGAATTATTAGCTGAAATGGCATTTTGTTATGATGGTATTTCAAATTATAATAAAAGTATAGAATACTATTTAAAATGTATTGATATAAATCCATTTTTAGAATTTAATTGGTATAATTTAGGTCTTATTTATATAAAGGCTAACAATATAGAAAAAGCAGTAGAAGCTTTTGATTATGCTCTTGCAATTGATCCAGAATATTTAAGTGCATATCTGGCTAAGGCAAACTTATTTTTGTCACTTGAAAAATATTCTGAAGCAGTTGAAATATATAAAGAGTATTTAAATTATGATACTGACTATGCAGATGTTTACTATTATATAGGAGAGTGTTTCGAAAAAATGGATAAACTAGATGCTGCAATTAAATACTATGATATAACTATAGAAAAAAACAAAAATCATGCTGACGCATGGCTTGGTTTAGGTGTTATAAAAATGTATCTGGAAGATTATGCAGGAAGTTTAGTTTGCTTAAATAATTCTGTATTGATTGACGCAGAAAATCCCGAAGCTCAATACTCATTAGCTGAGTTATATTTAAAAACAGGTATGTATAATGAAGCATTACCTCATGTTGAAATAGCAATTAAAGTTGCACCAGAGGAGGTAGATTATATTTTATTACAATCAGAATTATATCAGGCCCTTGGAGAATATCAGAAATCTATTGATGTGCTTGAGGATGGCTATTTTTCAATAGAAGAGAAAGCACCAATTTTATATCGTTTAGCAGGACTTTACATTTCAAAAGATAAAAATCAGAAAGCTGCAGATTACCTGAAACAGGCCATAGAAGCAGATTCTGCATTAATTTATGATTTTTTAAAAATATTTCCTGATGCAAAAGATTTTGCAGGTTTCAAAGGCTTATTAAATTTGCCGAATAAAAAATTAAAATAA
- a CDS encoding phosphosulfolactate synthase: MNYKLPYIPERDEKPRKKGLTMVMDKGLSIQEAENLCDSSGHLIDYLKLGFGTSLVSKNVKEKIKLFQQNNIRPYFGGTLFEAFVVRNMYDDFRKYVSSHNVDMVEVSDGSMHMEHDVKCEFIRKLSQEFTVISEVGTKDAGIIIAPNKWIKMMKNELAAGSVNVIAEARESGNVGIFKSNGNAHVVLINKILENVPENSILWEAPNKAQQVWFVKLLGAGVNLGNIAPNEVVSLETIRLGLRGDTFLHYLPDELKEDE, from the coding sequence ATGAACTACAAATTACCATATATACCAGAACGTGATGAAAAACCAAGAAAGAAAGGTTTAACAATGGTTATGGACAAAGGTTTAAGCATACAGGAAGCTGAAAACCTTTGCGATTCTTCTGGTCATTTAATTGATTATTTAAAACTTGGTTTTGGAACTTCACTTGTTTCAAAAAATGTTAAAGAAAAAATAAAATTATTTCAGCAAAATAACATCAGACCATATTTTGGGGGAACCCTTTTTGAAGCTTTTGTAGTAAGAAACATGTATGATGATTTCAGAAAATATGTATCAAGTCATAATGTAGATATGGTCGAGGTTTCTGATGGTTCTATGCATATGGAGCACGATGTTAAATGTGAATTCATAAGAAAACTTTCACAAGAATTTACTGTAATCTCTGAAGTGGGAACAAAAGATGCAGGAATCATTATAGCTCCGAATAAATGGATAAAAATGATGAAAAATGAGCTTGCTGCAGGATCTGTAAATGTAATTGCTGAAGCACGCGAAAGTGGTAATGTTGGCATTTTTAAATCTAACGGAAATGCCCATGTTGTTTTGATTAACAAAATACTTGAGAATGTTCCTGAAAATTCAATATTATGGGAAGCACCAAATAAAGCACAGCAGGTTTGGTTTGTAAAATTATTAGGTGCAGGGGTAAATCTCGGAAATATTGCGCCTAATGAGGTTGTTTCTCTCGAAACTATTCGTCTTGGTTTACGTGGCGATACTTTTCTACACTATTTGCCTGACGAATTAAAAGAAGATGAATAA
- a CDS encoding ATP-grasp domain-containing protein: MLVGITYDLRDEYLKEGFTEEETAEFDKEETIEGIENALIKAGFETERIGHIRNLAKLLVEGKKWDIVFNISEGMYGLAREAQVPCLLDAYNIPYVFSDGLVLSLSLHKGLTKRVIRDAGLATPDFAIVETINDVDDIKLKFPLFAKPVAEGTGKGISGLSKITSKEELKEVCKMLLKKFNQPVLVERFLPGREFTVGVVGTGKETRAVGIMEVVFKKTEKTKIYSLENKENYHEVIDYSVPEEEITKLCYELTENCWQVLGCRDGGRVDLRMDDTGVLNFIEVNPLAGLNPVHSDLPILCRFAGISYQKLIEMIMDSAIQRIKK, translated from the coding sequence ATGCTTGTCGGGATAACTTACGACCTTCGTGACGAATATCTTAAAGAAGGTTTTACCGAAGAAGAAACTGCCGAATTTGACAAAGAAGAAACAATTGAAGGTATCGAAAATGCTTTGATTAAAGCAGGATTTGAAACTGAAAGAATAGGTCATATTCGTAATCTCGCAAAACTTCTTGTTGAAGGAAAAAAATGGGATATTGTTTTTAATATTTCTGAAGGAATGTATGGACTGGCACGTGAAGCACAGGTTCCTTGCCTTCTTGATGCATACAATATTCCTTATGTTTTTTCTGATGGTCTTGTTCTTTCACTTTCATTACATAAAGGTCTAACTAAGCGTGTTATAAGAGATGCCGGTTTAGCTACACCCGATTTTGCAATTGTTGAAACAATAAACGATGTAGATGATATTAAATTAAAATTTCCTCTTTTTGCTAAACCTGTAGCCGAAGGAACAGGAAAAGGCATTTCAGGATTATCAAAAATAACTTCAAAAGAAGAATTAAAAGAAGTATGCAAAATGCTTCTTAAAAAATTTAATCAGCCTGTATTGGTTGAAAGATTTTTGCCTGGAAGAGAATTTACTGTTGGTGTTGTTGGTACAGGAAAAGAAACCAGAGCGGTTGGTATAATGGAAGTAGTTTTCAAGAAAACAGAAAAAACAAAAATATATAGCTTAGAAAATAAAGAAAATTATCACGAAGTAATTGATTATTCTGTTCCTGAAGAAGAAATTACTAAACTTTGTTACGAATTAACAGAGAATTGCTGGCAGGTTCTTGGCTGTCGCGATGGTGGCCGTGTTGACTTAAGAATGGATGATACAGGAGTTTTAAATTTTATTGAAGTTAATCCTTTGGCTGGTTTAAATCCTGTACACTCCGATTTGCC